The following are encoded together in the Anaerostipes caccae L1-92 genome:
- a CDS encoding DnaD domain protein → MSSINVTTTYPTGGTLLPNAFVDYYMIKANGEYVKVYIYLLRMVSNGQKFNISCLADLLELTERDICRALKYWKKENLLDLVMDGGEIRSIKLLPVSTALTIDADDLMEPEKEKPAKVPAVEPAAVAPAAKAKAVPALRTLTPSQLAQKNKDDKFSYLIYIAEMYIGRPLTANDLNTLSYFYDDLAMSPELIEHLVDYCVSNGKKNFRYMQTVAIAWYQEGIRTADEAKLHCQNYQKEYYQIMHAFGLNNQPAPAQIEYMKRWLKTDGFDLSIVIEACNRTIRSIGQPKFQYTDSILKKWKDNHVVSLDDVKKLESRPGTVSKAAAPQPNNQFHNFEERDYDYDELEKQLFEKQIHPVKED, encoded by the coding sequence ATGAGCAGTATTAACGTAACGACAACATACCCGACCGGGGGAACTTTATTACCGAATGCCTTCGTAGACTACTACATGATCAAAGCCAACGGAGAATATGTGAAGGTTTATATTTACCTCCTGCGCATGGTTTCTAACGGCCAGAAGTTTAATATATCTTGTCTGGCAGATTTGCTGGAACTTACGGAGCGTGATATCTGCCGCGCCCTGAAGTACTGGAAAAAAGAAAATCTCCTGGACCTGGTCATGGATGGCGGAGAGATCCGTTCCATCAAACTGCTCCCCGTTTCCACGGCCCTGACGATTGACGCGGACGATCTCATGGAGCCGGAAAAAGAAAAACCTGCGAAAGTACCGGCAGTGGAACCCGCTGCCGTTGCTCCGGCTGCGAAAGCTAAGGCAGTTCCGGCCCTGAGGACGCTGACTCCGTCACAGCTGGCCCAGAAAAATAAGGACGATAAGTTTTCTTATCTGATCTATATCGCAGAAATGTACATAGGGCGTCCGCTCACCGCCAATGATCTGAATACTCTCTCTTACTTCTACGATGACCTTGCGATGTCACCGGAGCTGATCGAACACTTAGTAGATTACTGTGTATCCAACGGCAAGAAAAATTTCCGCTATATGCAGACCGTAGCGATTGCCTGGTATCAGGAGGGCATCCGCACAGCAGACGAGGCCAAGCTTCACTGCCAGAACTATCAGAAAGAGTATTATCAGATCATGCATGCCTTCGGACTGAATAACCAGCCCGCACCGGCTCAGATCGAATATATGAAGCGCTGGCTCAAGACCGACGGTTTTGACTTAAGCATCGTCATTGAAGCATGCAACCGCACGATCCGCTCCATCGGCCAGCCTAAATTTCAGTATACCGACAGTATTCTGAAAAAGTGGAAGGACAACCATGTGGTTTCACTGGATGATGTAAAGAAACTGGAAAGCCGCCCGGGTACTGTATCCAAAGCCGCAGCCCCGCAGCCAAACAACCAGTTCCACAATTTTGAAGAACGTGACTATGACTATGATGAGCTGGAAAAACAGCTTTTTGAAAAGCAGATACACCCTGTAAAGGAGGACTGA
- the murC gene encoding UDP-N-acetylmuramate--L-alanine ligase: MYQIDFKKPIHIHFMGIGGISMSGLAEILLKEGFTVSGSDIRSSDITEKLSSLGAKVFLGQVAENITDDIDLVVYTAAIHPENEEYKAALQKGIPLMKRATLLGQMMHNYKNAVAVSGTHGKTTTTSMLSHILLAGETDPTITVGGILDIIDGNIRVGHSNVFVTEACEYTNSFLEFFPKISIILNIEEDHMDFFHDINEIRDSFKKFAHKLPEDGLLVLNGEIDDISYIVEGLKAKYVTYGIDNDEFTYTAKNISYDSMGHGHFDLYKEGTFVDSLSLNVNGLHNINNALSAAAVADFLGLSIDTVKAGLLTFSGAKRRFEYKGTCGGFTVIDDYAHHPTEIKATLNACKNYPHKELWCVFQPHTYTRTNAFLDEFAEALSQCDHVIITDIYAAREKDTGMVHARDLADKIEKTGTDVRYIKDFDAIEEFILKKCKKNDLLITMGAGNVDSIGNELVKK, translated from the coding sequence ATGTATCAAATAGATTTCAAGAAACCAATTCATATTCATTTTATGGGGATCGGCGGCATCAGCATGAGCGGTCTTGCCGAAATCCTTCTCAAAGAAGGATTTACTGTTTCCGGTTCCGACATCCGTTCCTCCGATATCACCGAAAAATTGAGTTCTTTAGGCGCCAAAGTCTTTTTAGGGCAAGTCGCGGAAAATATCACAGATGATATTGACCTGGTGGTATATACTGCGGCCATCCATCCGGAAAATGAAGAATACAAAGCCGCACTGCAGAAAGGCATCCCTCTTATGAAGCGTGCGACTCTGCTCGGACAAATGATGCACAATTATAAAAATGCAGTGGCAGTATCCGGAACCCACGGCAAAACAACCACGACTTCTATGCTCTCACACATCCTGCTGGCCGGAGAGACAGATCCAACCATCACTGTGGGGGGGATTCTGGACATTATTGACGGCAACATCCGCGTCGGCCATTCCAATGTCTTTGTGACAGAGGCCTGTGAGTATACGAACAGCTTTCTCGAATTTTTTCCGAAGATCAGCATTATCTTAAATATAGAAGAAGACCATATGGACTTTTTCCATGATATTAATGAAATCCGTGATTCCTTCAAAAAGTTTGCTCATAAGCTCCCGGAAGACGGCCTGCTCGTCCTGAACGGGGAGATTGATGACATTTCTTATATCGTAGAAGGGCTCAAAGCCAAGTATGTGACCTACGGCATTGATAACGATGAATTTACCTATACGGCTAAAAATATTTCCTATGACTCTATGGGCCATGGACACTTTGACCTGTACAAAGAAGGAACTTTTGTAGATTCCCTGTCATTAAATGTGAACGGCCTGCATAATATTAATAATGCGCTGTCTGCCGCAGCCGTTGCTGATTTCCTCGGACTTTCCATAGATACTGTAAAAGCCGGTCTCCTGACTTTCTCCGGTGCCAAGCGGAGATTTGAATATAAAGGGACCTGCGGGGGCTTTACCGTCATTGATGACTATGCCCACCACCCTACGGAGATCAAAGCAACATTAAATGCCTGCAAAAATTATCCTCACAAAGAATTGTGGTGCGTCTTCCAGCCGCATACCTATACAAGGACAAATGCCTTTTTAGATGAATTCGCCGAGGCTCTCAGCCAATGCGATCATGTGATCATTACCGATATCTATGCTGCCCGGGAAAAAGACACCGGCATGGTCCACGCCAGAGACTTAGCAGATAAAATCGAAAAAACCGGTACTGACGTTCGATATATCAAGGATTTTGATGCGATAGAAGAATTTATTTTAAAAAAATGCAAAAAAAATGATTTGTTGATAACTATGGGGGCCGGAAATGTTGATTCTATCGGCAATGAGTTAGTTAAGAAATAG
- the spoVG gene encoding septation regulator SpoVG — MQITDVRIRQVAKEGKMKAVVSITIDNEFVVHDIKVIEGEKGLFIAMPSRKAADGEYRDIAHPINSATRNTIQTMILEQYEAMRLGDIDATQPEEGAE; from the coding sequence ATGCAAATTACAGATGTACGTATCAGACAAGTAGCAAAAGAAGGGAAAATGAAAGCAGTCGTTTCTATTACGATCGATAATGAATTTGTAGTACATGATATCAAAGTCATCGAAGGAGAAAAGGGCCTGTTCATTGCAATGCCAAGCCGCAAAGCTGCCGATGGGGAATACCGTGACATTGCCCATCCGATCAATTCGGCAACGAGAAACACGATCCAGACCATGATCCTGGAACAGTATGAGGCCATGAGACTTGGAGACATAGACGCAACTCAGCCGGAAGAGGGAGCAGAGTAA
- a CDS encoding RNA polymerase sigma factor, whose protein sequence is MDDTSRENAFNLLYDESYEEMLKFMKGFFYWDWEEAYDVLQEVYLTAYEKIDSLSEHENPVGWLKQTAKYKTYHVFEKKNRIDEILTDENIMSLNQKFEDDYSGLLETDLKNVLSEDEFRLFYDFYMKGFTINELAGFRESTDQAVKSKLARIRKKARKQLFILIMFG, encoded by the coding sequence ATGGATGATACATCAAGAGAAAATGCATTTAATTTGTTATATGACGAAAGTTATGAAGAGATGCTCAAATTTATGAAGGGGTTTTTTTATTGGGACTGGGAGGAGGCCTATGATGTCCTTCAGGAAGTATATCTGACGGCATATGAAAAAATAGACAGTCTTTCAGAGCATGAAAATCCTGTCGGATGGCTGAAACAGACAGCAAAATACAAAACATATCATGTGTTTGAGAAGAAAAATAGGATAGACGAGATACTGACAGACGAGAATATAATGTCATTAAACCAAAAGTTTGAGGACGATTACAGCGGACTGCTGGAAACGGATCTTAAAAATGTACTCTCGGAAGACGAATTTCGTCTTTTCTATGATTTTTATATGAAAGGATTTACGATCAATGAGCTTGCGGGATTCAGGGAAAGCACAGATCAGGCGGTAAAATCAAAACTTGCAAGAATACGAAAAAAAGCAAGGAAACAGCTGTTTATTCTTATTATGTTTGGCTGA
- a CDS encoding DUF4367 domain-containing protein: protein MSTNDKKDKNEELFDHIIEYGASRWTDEISPDNIPEEELSDQLNQKIDTIFSSARKRANRKRRFISARRIAAVFVVLLTMASVTLMSVEAFREPVMNFIFNKRSSQNRTRIQIQTHGENKDFNFNYLPPGYSFSEKKVSENNTHILYKFKDKSSNIIYLNIILNTSAKNYSNMNKNDYSIIKRNNIEYYYIDDTFSQLLWYKHKTIYKLNGTLSKDELLKIAEGVEYN from the coding sequence ATGAGTACAAACGATAAAAAAGACAAAAATGAAGAATTGTTTGACCATATCATCGAGTATGGTGCAAGCAGATGGACCGACGAAATCTCCCCTGATAATATTCCTGAAGAGGAACTGTCGGATCAATTAAATCAAAAAATTGACACCATATTTTCCTCGGCCAGGAAAAGGGCAAACAGAAAACGCAGGTTTATCAGTGCACGGCGGATTGCGGCTGTGTTTGTGGTACTGCTTACTATGGCTTCTGTTACTTTGATGAGTGTTGAGGCTTTCAGAGAGCCAGTTATGAATTTTATATTTAATAAACGTAGTTCCCAGAATCGGACAAGAATTCAGATTCAAACACATGGAGAAAACAAAGATTTTAATTTTAATTACTTGCCACCTGGATACTCTTTCTCTGAAAAAAAGGTAAGTGAGAATAATACACATATATTATATAAATTTAAAGATAAATCATCGAACATAATTTATTTAAATATTATTTTAAATACTTCTGCAAAGAATTATAGTAATATGAATAAAAATGATTACAGTATAATTAAAAGAAATAATATTGAATACTATTACATAGATGATACTTTTAGTCAGCTTTTATGGTATAAACACAAGACTATTTATAAACTAAATGGAACTCTTTCTAAAGATGAATTATTAAAAATAGCAGAAGGCGTTGAATATAATTAA
- a CDS encoding RNA polymerase sigma factor yields the protein MKRRKNKPPTKSAVDYIELLYNKYAPKLKYVAKQYIHNDTLAEDVLQNVFEKALLYSEKILELPDEKAFTFLYVIVRNTAYDMIKVESRNNHEELTYEDGEDSEYLIDPNDYYMEYIDLNVMVDKIGRLPTNQQTVLILYYYYGFSFLEIATLLQISELTAKKRCSLARSSLRALFEKEGLSYEYKR from the coding sequence ATGAAACGGCGGAAGAATAAACCTCCTACCAAGAGCGCTGTTGATTATATTGAACTGCTCTACAACAAGTATGCGCCTAAGCTGAAATATGTAGCAAAGCAATATATTCATAATGATACGTTGGCTGAAGATGTACTTCAAAATGTTTTCGAGAAAGCGTTGCTGTACTCTGAAAAGATTTTAGAATTGCCCGATGAAAAGGCCTTTACGTTTTTATATGTCATAGTTCGCAACACAGCGTATGACATGATCAAGGTTGAGAGCAGAAATAATCACGAAGAATTGACTTACGAGGACGGCGAAGATTCAGAATACTTGATTGATCCTAATGATTATTACATGGAATATATTGACTTAAATGTAATGGTAGATAAGATTGGCAGGCTGCCAACGAACCAGCAGACAGTTCTTATCCTGTACTATTATTATGGATTCAGCTTTCTGGAAATAGCAACGCTATTACAAATTTCGGAACTGACTGCAAAGAAGCGCTGCAGTCTAGCCCGCAGTTCCTTACGTGCTCTGTTTGAGAAGGAGGGATTGAGTTATGAGTACAAACGATAA